In Pyrus communis chromosome 8, drPyrComm1.1, whole genome shotgun sequence, one genomic interval encodes:
- the LOC137743501 gene encoding uncharacterized protein, translating into MSLFNTRFSFFFLTVFPWTFLLFLSLPFSLSSTNIHELLISQGLPPGLLPKEVKSYTLSDNGELQVFLDAPCLTKYENRVFFESVLRANLSYGSLIGVEGLSQEELFLWLPVKDIIVDDPRSGLILFDIGVAHKQLSLSLFEDPPDCKPSGVLKNHVRREKGFWGLR; encoded by the exons ATGTCCCTGTTTAACACCCggttctccttcttcttcctcacagTCTTTCCATGGAcctttctcctctttctctctctacccttctctctctcctccaccaACATCCATGAACTCCTTATCTCCCAGGGGCTTCCACCTGGCCTCCTCCCAAAGGAGGTCAAGTCCTACACTCTCTCAGACAACGGGGAGCTCCAGGTCTTCCTTGATGCCCCATGCCTCACAAAATATGAGAACAGGGTTTTCTTTGAGAGTGTTCTGAGGGCAAATCTCAGCTATGGAAGCCTCATTGGGGTCGAGGGTTTGTCTCAGGAGGAGCTCTTTCTTTGGCTGCCGGTCAAAGACATCATTGTTGATGATCCAAGATCAGGTCTCATTCTCTTTGACATTGGGGTTGCTCACAAACAGCTTTCTCTATCACTCTTTGAAGATCCCCCTGACTGTAAACCATCAG GTGTGCTGAAGAATCATGTGAGGAGGGAGAAAGGCTTTTGGGGTCTCAGATAG